Genomic segment of Siniperca chuatsi isolate FFG_IHB_CAS linkage group LG16, ASM2008510v1, whole genome shotgun sequence:
GCTTAGATTAAAATGCACCGTCCATAAACAAAAAGATCCCAGACTCTATGATCATCAACTTGAATTATTCTGTGTTCATTAATGGATGTGATGTAGATGAATGTGGATACGTGTTACCTCTTTGGTTTTGTCTAGTTCATTCTGCAGGGCTTGTTTGGTCACTTCCACCTCTATGAGTTTCTGTCTCAGTTTttcattctcctcctctgtcttggTGCGtttctcctccaccttctccaGCTCATGGTGCAGCCTCACAGACACGTCCTTCGCTACCTGCCgtgtttgtgtgatttcatTGAAAGCCAAACTTAGAAAAGCATTGTTTCGTTCACGTGAGGATAtcattttagaatattttcactCCGACTTTGGTGATTTCCATGTTTTATCTGCACTTTTAGTAATGTCCTACAATTAAGTTGTACTATCTTTAAGCATTTCAAACCCTTTCAAAACCAAATATCTCCATCTAAACACAATTTATAAACCAGTAAAATGCAAAACTACAACCACGGCATCCACTTTGGAAATGCAATGTTTCCACCTGTGGCAGTGACTACACTGAAAGCTTGCATACACACTCATGAAACACACACCCTTGGGACATAAACAAACCAAACGTCCTGAGAACTACACCCAGACAGACGCACGGAGAGTCCAGCACCTTCCCCTCCCCTCTGTACCTTCAGGTCCTGCTCCAGACTCCTGAGCAGCTCCTCATCAATCTCTCCTGTCTGGGCGTAGCGCAGCCTCTTCCTCTCAGCCTTCCTCAGACGATACTGCAGGATCCGGCAGTTCTTATTGGCTCTCTCCAGCTCACGCCTCATCTCCTGCAGCTGACAAGTGTCCTCTTCGTAGAACGTGTCTCGCATCTCGTCCATCTCGGTCCTCATCTCCTCAATTTCACACTGGTGGGTGCGCAGTAAAGATTATGGGTCACAGTTATGTTTAAGTCCGGCTGTGGCTAATCTCTTCTGTTTATGGTTTTAGAATCTGACTTTTCACTCCACAGATGGAGTAATGGATATTCTGAACTTGAGCCAAATGTAGTCAACTTCAGACAAGTGcacatgattaaaaaaacacacataatcaTCTGAATTCAAATTATTTCATGTGCTGTGACTGGAtgtgaattgtgtttttatcactaTATCGTCTGTGCTGAGGATATTTCCTGCAAATGCCAACGTGGCTCATACAAACATGCAAATCCCAACTGTTGACTCCCTTGGTTGTCCCTCATTTTAACACAAGATTATCATTGATCCGAGCAGATCAATACCAAAGTGATCAATAACCAATTAGTCATCTGTAGTCAGTGCATTTTCAGTTTAGGTCATAGCTTTACGTTCTGTGAAGACGTGCCTGTCTATTTTTCAGACAGTAATGTGGCCCCAGGGTTTTATGGGCCCGCAGGCTTTAAATAAACATGGATTTTCTGCAGCTCTAATATGAAAAGACAAATGTCGACTGTTTTGAAGTGGCCTACAATTCTGATGAGGTGACATACATACAAACTAACATGTATCAAACCTTAAGatcttcattttcatcaagcaGTCTCTCCATCTCGTCTTCGAAGGCCTGGTCCTGCTGTGTCACGGACCCCGCCTCTGTCGCCTCTGCAGCCGGCTCCGGCTCTCCCAGAGCGGCCTCCTCTGCGCCCGCGTTGTCCGTCTTGGTTTGCATCTTCGCACCGCTTCTTCTCAGTCTCCTCTGCAGATGGAACTGGATCAGTTCAGCCTGTAAGCATCCCCCTCTCCACAAACCCAAACCGAGGCCCGCGCCGCAGCCCACAGACGCGCCGCTTCTCTCCCTGCGGCCGCCTTCCTCTCCGGGCTTCTCCCGTTTCTCCTCCACAGAAAAAGAAGGCGAGGCTCTGCCGGACAACAGACGCTGCGAGGAGTCGCTTTTAATGCATTGAAGGCGTAAAGCGGAGCGACGGGCCGATGCTGATGAATCTGTCGGGTCTTCCCCGACAGCATCCGCCCTGTTTGGTCTGACTACACCAGCTTCAGCACCATCCGGGTGAACAGCTGCCCCGCCGCGGCTCTCGGGCTCCCTCTCCCTTCCGTCAGCGGACCTCAAACTCTCCCTCACCCCGGTGTTTCTGCTCCTTCCTGCAGGGAGAGGAGATCTGGACTTGCCTGGGTGTCTCGGAGCTCGCTTGGTCGCCCCTTCCTGGGCTCTTGCCGGCGAGGGAGCCCGGTGCTGCCTCCTCGCCCCTGCGCTATTGTCTGCTGATGATGTTGACGATGATAAGGGATCTGCAGCGCCGCTGGTGGCAGGCTTCATTTTCTGCTTCAATAAAAtcaactcaaaaacaaaacaaaaaaacacaggctATAATTTCTACTTATTTATCATGTGTGCACATGGAAATCGCTGCACAGGCGGTCCAAACGTGTTTAATTACAAAGCTTAGCCCGGTCTTAACTATATTCTAACATTCAAACAACTAGAAAGTTTTAACTTAGAGGAAGATGCTTCCTGTGGGTAAGCCACTAGATGCCGCTTTCCTCCATCTGCCCTCAGCTCTTCATCCTGTCCCACAGCCTAACTTTACAAGGGAGGTGTAGGCCTACTTGTTCTGTCCATGACCATGAAAGATGGACTGCAGCCTACTGGGCCGACAGCCAGTGACCgacacatttacaaaaaagtccaaacaaatgcattttcacaGAGAGCTCCACAGGACGTGTGGGTTCTTACCGCAGAGCACTGTGCAGAGGCGCTGGGACAGGGCACCACCAGGCACTGCAGGGGCACTGGCCATATGACGTGAGGACGTACGTCAAACCAGGAAGCGAACAGCCACCCCACCCCTTTCTTCCTCCAGCCCTCAAATTCAAATGACTTGTATTAGCAAGGCCATGATTAAACACACTGTTGCCACAGCAGGTTGCACAAGGTTTGCAATGTAAGtataaaaatgcagaataatGAGCAGAACATTATATCCATGGTTGGTTACAGTAGTTTCCTAAACCTACATTTACACTGCAGGAATACTCACGTCAATACTTTATAAATAACACAGTTTTTACTGTCTATACAGAGTTAAAGGTCATTCATTTGTGGTGACTTCATTAGAGGGCCACCCATTTTACACATTAACATCAGTTTACTGGTCATGAGGTTTATAACTCAGACCTGTGagaacagttgtataatgtcctctgtAGCTCTGATGGTGGCTTTCTAATGTCTTTCTAAGGGCTTCAGACTGATCATTTTTGACAGAAAGTCTGTGTTACAAGGAGTTTGAAACATGTGAGCATTTATCAGGGCAggagggtctaacaaaagacACGAGAAATGTGCACCACGTGGGCACAggataaactgaaataatatcGGCCTTAAATCTGGATTTCAACTCAGTTCAGTAAGTACTGTAATAATGCAGGTGTCACCTTGAGGCCCTTATCATTTCAATTCATATTGTGCAATGTATCTAGTGGTGCATGCAGTATCACCaagtacatttaaaagtaaCATCTACCACAAACCACTTGCCTCTTGgttattcatgtttttacaaGAACATTGTTGCTTTTTGCTTGACAACACTGCGTTTAATACATACAAGATTTCATGTAGGCCTATGTCTTACCTTTTCCCAGGAATCACATTATGTGGCCCCTCATCTCATCTGTTTGTGACCcacaaatgtaatgttataCTAATAATTAAGGCCCAGCAGAGGGTGCTCCCCACACACAAAACCGAGTCAGCACAAGCTCTGAAGGCAATCTGCCCTACTCAGACAGAGAGCCAGTAAAACGCTGACTGTTTCCACTCTGCTAGGGTAGAATGAGCTCCTTAGTCATATAATTGCTAATGAGATGAGTGAGTGACGTGTCGGGTTTGTAGAGATTTAACCCCTGCAAACTGACCCTTCACCCTCCAACAGACTGGCCCTCTCAGAGGACTGTCAGTCAGCTAAAGAAATGATAGGCCTATACATTTGCAGCACGTTATCAAAAGCAGGGAAAGAGAAACATGTTTGGGAACCAGTAATTTGTTTTATACTTAAatacttttccttttttgcatGAGGATGTATTAACCCAAAATCCTACATCAAAGTGCACTTATAGCAGGCCTATACTAGCTCATCTGTGTGCATACAGGTATGTGTATGCACgttcctgcagcagcagagatgcAGGTTGAAGTGACCTGTGCTAAATGTCTTTGATAAAAAAAGCCTTGGCCCTTCTGCAATCCTCTTAGTTCCTGGTTTAGATCCCTCTGTGTCCCCATGGAGGACAAATACACCCCCTCTCACTCATCTCATCCAGTCTATCATTCACGTCTACACCCTTAGACCTACTTCTACCTCCACTCTGATGTCATGGGTGCAAAGAGACAGGTGGTGGTGCACAAGGATAAGATGGAAGACTGCAAAGTAGTGCATGTACAGTGTGTTGGAGGGAGGAGGATGTGGAGAAAGTGGCTAAGCATGAAAACAACCTCAGACGCGAAGTATCAGGAATAACAGAATGGGTATGATAAGGCTTttggaaaacaagaaaaagataGCGGATGAATAATTTAATAGATGCCATTAGTGAATCCACAATGTTGGGAAAGTGCAATGGGAtataatgtgtttgtcaaaggCTACTGAAGAAATGGCGAGTGTGAGAAAAAATATGTGGATGAGAGGGCGGGATAAAGTCCTGAAATGAACCAGCAAATCTTGTGCTCATATTTGGGGCCAGATCATGCAGGTATTTTTTCACATGGAAGTACACATCTTGTATAGTCATTTGCACAATAAATCAACACTTTAACTAATCCATACAGTTTGAGAGTTACAGTAGCAACCTGATGGCAGATTAGCAAAGGCTTCTCTTCCAGTGACCTGCTTTCCCAGGTAACTCGTGGAGTGACGTGGAAATAAGCTCTTTTGGAGCTAAAGCCAATTTACCCCCAAAGATTAGGGCAGATCTGTCTGGACAGGCCAAAGACACAGCCTACCTCTGCCTCTCACCTTTCCATCCTGCGGATCCTGGGATGGAAGAGGGAGAGACCAAGGAAGGAGAggaatgaggagagagaggaaatgggaAGATGGGGGATGGGAAGGCTTCGGCTCCAGATTAGGTTCCTAATGGGTGACATCTTGCTTTGATATGTTCAGTACAACGGTGCTTTAGCAGTAGAGTAGCTGATGTACAATTGATTTTGCAAATGCATGGCTTGTGCACACACCAAAactgacacaaagacacacaaacataaactaTGGGGTGCTGACATTGTCTTTATTTCAGTTATATGTGCAGCCAGAAGCTGTGTCGCTTTCATCTTTGGTAAGACAATGAAATAaccatttgttttcttaaaaaaatctcttttcaGGATGAGGTTCCCTTCAGTCCTACATGGCAGTGAGACAATATTGAGCTTAACTTCTGCTCTCTTATTCTTGCACCTCAGCTACATTGCacagcaaaaagaaataaatcatgAGGACccacaaaaaatattaacaaagaTACCCACAGATTTGCATAAATACTAAAAGAAACTACAGTCCCACCCCCAAAGTGTTTTAAACCAGGTTTTTAATTCACaatgaagacaaagaaaatagcATGTCATTCTGTAAATGCAGCACAGTTATATCAGtttgagacagcagagaaatgtGAAGTCCATGACATGTTGGATTGGTAGATGGTGTATATGAATGAAAAGTAGTTAAACACAGTAGATGGCAGTTGTGAGAACGTCATATTGTGATTTCTTTTCTCCTGCATGTTATTTTGTTggtaataattaaattaattaaaacgcTAGAAAATAAATTAGCACATTAAAGACTATTTAAGCTTTCAGTTAAAACAATACTGGAATCCAGAGTACAAAAGTTGGAGGTGAAGTTTGGTTGTAAGTTAGTGGAAGCTGAGCAGTTTGTAGGTCCTTTGATATTTTGGTCCTATTATGGTCCAAAACAAAGTTGGACAGAAGAGCAGGGAGCCTACATgatcagcattttgtttttcttgattaaaaaaaaaactgttatggAGACAACCAACACCACTCTCATCCTCTCAAATCCAGAAACCCTTacagacacacccacaaacacacactgctaccCTCTCACCTTTCCAAGTTGGTCACAAATCACATCCTTCTACATTATTTGCAGGGAGGATGAAGCCGGTCTGAacttccctcccctccctccttctcaaCTGTCCTCTTTCTATTAATCGCCAAAGCAAGCCCTCTTCCTTCTTTACTCCCTTTTCgctcttcctttcctttgccTCTTCCCGTTatcctccacttcctccactTTGCTGTGACCGTTAGTTACCATAGAGGTGCCGTTTGCGACGGGCTTGCCTCCCTTCTGTGTGGAGGAAGGTTTGCGTCGGTAAGCGTGGTAGTAGAAGTTGGCGAAGAGGATGATGAAGGTGACAGCATAGCCAATCAGAGCCCACTGCATCCAGGCGGGGAATGGACAGCCTGTGTAGAGGGAGTGGCCAGCATGGCCGATGGTCACGTGGAACTGGATCTGttgaacacacaaaatgtagacacataataaaaataattaagcaAAACACAGCCTGAAACACAGTAAAGACGCAATTAACTTGCAGAATGtacaacatgaaacaaaaaaacagcattccTTTGACCATGTATTAATTAAAGCAGTTCCAGATTATAATTGTTTCAATGACCTAACTGCAATGTTATGACAAGTAGTTTAATGAGTGCTATTTTAAGGAGGATATTTCACCAAATGTTTTAACAtctgcacaaaaatgttttgtttttcaaagtgaCATGCTTTGGGCTGCAGCATGACAGCCAAtacacacatctgcacacacaaaaatacagctATAAAGTAACACCCACCATCTGAATAATGGTGAGGTATTTCTTCCACCAGAGGTACTTCTGCATCTGAGGTCCCAAAGCTGCCAAGCCATAGTAACCATACATGAGGACGTGGATGGAAGAGTTGATGGTTGCACCAAAAAATGCTGTGGAAATATTAAAGTGAAGGTGGTCATGTTATTTACAAATGGCTAGCATGCAACTGAATGCCAGTGCTTCATGAGTCAGAAGTGAGAAGCACGAAGACAAAACCAATCTGATGATTCAACATCTGGATATCACAGAAATTAAGATCCTGTTACTCACATTGTCCGCCGGGGACCCATTTGATGCCAATCCACCAGAGGATGAACATGGTGCAGTGATGGTAGACGTGGAGAAAGCTGACCTGGTTGAACTTCTTCCTCAGGATGAAAAAGACTGTGTCCAGGAACTCCACTCCTTTGGAGATGTAGTACCACCAGAGAGCAGATGCTATCTAAAGACATAAAACATGGTGGAGTTAATTACTGCATCTTACTGCAGTGGAGCTCAGACACTAACACCACCATATAAGATAGCATCTTTGACAGATAACAGCTTCAGACTGTGAATACAACCTTGCAGCAGACACTGCTACAACTCACTGCAGTCACTTAAGGTCCTACTTATTCAGGCCTGATTCCAGTCATGTAGGACAGCTGAGTGAAGTATTACAAATAATTACTACTGCAGAGACCGTTTTTTATGATTATATGTGTGAACAAGGTAtaacagaaaagaacaaaatactaaaacaagCTTTAGACATAAAGTAATATCATATTGTAGCGTGGATAGTATAAATTAAGGATCATAGTATATTGAACCACTGGAGGGTATAACAAATGATCAGGAATCATATATTAAGGGTAACtgtgtgatatacagtatattgcccCCATTTGTAGTGATGTTTTTTAATTCTATGTGAATAAATTATACAAATTGCCTGAAATCAATGTTTCAATTGTCCACATATCTTATAAGACAGGATAGGATGACACTTAATTGATCTCCCAGGAGAAATTTAGAGTTTAAgtattatattttcatgtgaagaGACTTGGAAATCAAATATATTGCAAATGTATTCACTATTAGACACTGTCCCGAGACAACATGTTGCAAATCACTCCGTGTTGTGTCCTCCTATTTAACTCTTCATTCCTCCCAGCCTGACGCACAGAGTACACATGGTTGCTCTCTAAGCCACGGCGGTGTGGCATCATGCCATCATGAAAGAGCGAGGCCTGAAGATGGAGTGTTACGGTGGTGAAACCAATTACTCCTGCCTATCTGAGTGCGGGCCACACCCTCTCTGTCCTGAAATCACTTCAGATATAAACTTGTATCTCTCAATCCTCTCTCTGTTGCTTTCCTCCTTTAACCCGTGACAAAACTGAATGCACTGATACACAGAAATAGTGATCTCCTTAACGTCAACAGTAGGATTACAGCATCCGTACACTTGgtagactttgaaaaccccacTGCTTTATATGCGATTAGCAAAAGCATTGATTTGTCAAATTGATTCTATTTTCCCAAGATAAGTTTGGTACTTGTGTACAGAAGTGTGTGAATCTGTGCACTGGCACGggatgtgtgtacatgtgttaggtgatgtgtgtgttggagggagCTTACCCTGACTTCATTGACATCATTGGAGTAGTTGACAGGCTGACAGAGGTAGCTATACCCGGCTGCTCTAGAGCCTAGTAGGAGCTGATGGGAAGAAAGAGTAAAGGAAgtcagaaagaggaaagagagaggaaaatggcTGACATTTCCTGACCCCTGTTGATACATGCTTTTTCTAAAGAGTGTGCAAAGACTAAAGGATGCCTTTAcaagttattttaaataaaatatccatgttcttttttttatcaacaatTTCAACAAGTTTTGAGTTTTCTATAAAACCAGTGGGTTATTAGAAACAACCGAGAGTTATTAGACATTTCAGGGATTGGAGATCTTTGCTACAGTAGAATCCattttctgctctgctcttgGATgtatcacaaaacacaaagcgTTTCTACATTATGTGCTGTAAAAGAAGTAATCAGTTGCACAGCCACTTGCTAGGTGCTTAGGCCTAGTTAAGATAATATGCAGACTAGACTTACTGTTCGACCACATAAATGACGTATTAAAGTGGTTCAACTGTGAGTACTTGTCTCTTTACATTAAGTAGTAGGTTCATCACAGTGGGCAGTGTCGCTGGT
This window contains:
- the LOC122862867 gene encoding elongation of very long chain fatty acids protein 4-like translates to MEVVTHFVNDTVEFYKWGLTIADKRVENWPMMSSPLPTLAISCLYLLFLWAGPRYMQDRQPYTLRKTLIVYNFSMVVLNFYIAKELLLGSRAAGYSYLCQPVNYSNDVNEVRIASALWWYYISKGVEFLDTVFFILRKKFNQVSFLHVYHHCTMFILWWIGIKWVPGGQSFFGATINSSIHVLMYGYYGLAALGPQMQKYLWWKKYLTIIQMIQFHVTIGHAGHSLYTGCPFPAWMQWALIGYAVTFIILFANFYYHAYRRKPSSTQKGGKPVANGTSMVTNGHSKVEEVEDNGKRQRKGRAKRE